The following is a genomic window from Sporocytophaga myxococcoides DSM 11118.
AAAGCTAGTTTCTATGCCAGCAATTCACCAAACCTAAGAGATGCTGCAGGAGCTTCCTTTGACCTAGTAATTGGAGGAACTAATAAAAGTGCAGCTGAAGACAATACACCACCAGTCATTAAAACTTATTTAAATGATGAAACTTTTGTTTTTGGAGGAGCGACAGGTTCAAATCCTAAATTAATTATTAAACTATTTGATGAAAACGGAATAAATCTGGCTTCTGCTGGTATTGGTCATGAAATTTCAATGACTATAGACAACTCCAACGAAGTTATTACCCTAAATGAATTTTACAGCTCTGGTTTAGATGACTATAAAAATGGAACGGTGAATTATCCACTTAAGGACCTCGCTCCTGGTAACCATTCTATAAAGATAAGAGCATGGGATACCTATAATAATTCTTCTGAAGTTTACCTTGAATTTGTTGTTGTAAACAATGAATCAATAAGTCTTGAACATATCCTCAATTACCCGAATCCATTCTCGACCAACACTGAATTTCATTTTGATCACAATAGAGCCGGGGAAGATATAGATGTTATGATCCAGATCTATACAGTTTCAGGCAAGCTTATCAAAACTATCTCCAACAGATTATTTACAAGTCCAAGCCATGTCTCTGGAATACATTGGGATGGTCGAGATGATTTTGGTGATAAAATCGGAAAAGGGGTTTATGTATATAAATTAAATGTTAAATCTCTCAGAGATGGTAACCATAAATTTAAATACCAAAAGCTTGTAGTTCTTAACTAATAATTGATTTAAAATTTTAATTTTGAAATTCAAATCCACAACAATGATAAAAAAAATATTTTTTAGCTTAAGCATTGTAGTACTAAGCACTCAATTATCCAATGCCCAAAATACCACCTTAGGTGGGCAACAAGGTAATCCTATTACAACAGCAACCCCATTTCTAACAATTTCCCCGGATGCAAGGTCCGGCGCTATGGGAGACGTTGGCGCTGCAATATCTCCCGATGCCAATTCAATTTTCTGGAATCCGGCCAAATTAGCATTTGCTGAGAAAAATATGGGGGTTTCCATCAGTTACACTCCATGGCTAAGGAAACTCGTCAATGATATGTCCCTTTCATACTTATCAGGGTATAAAAAACTACGAAAAGAAGAGGCGATTGGGGTTTCGATGAATTACTTCAATCTTGGTAACATTACCTTTACAGATAATAATGGTAATGTAATGCAAGACTTTCGTCCTAAGGAGTTCTCTTTTACGGGTTGTTATTCAAGAAAATTGAGCAAAACACTTGGTGTTGCTGTAGGTCTTAAATATATATATTCAAACCTATCCGGTAATATTTCAATCAACAGTGGAGGAGCAACAACTGCTGCCAAACCTGGTAATACAGCAGCAGGAGATATTGGAGTATACTTCAACAATGATTATATCATTGCAGGAACAAATACAAATATTGCTCTAGGTGCCATGTTGTCTAATATTGGAGCAAAAATATCTTATACCAATAGCAGTCAAAAAGACTTTATCCCAACTAGCCTAAGAGTTGGTACAGCAATAACTACAGAACTGGACCCTTACAACAAATTGGTCTTTGCAATAGATGCAAATAAGTTATTGGTTCCAACACCTCCTATTAGAGATAGTATTGACCAAACAAAAATTGTTAAAGGAAAAGATCCAGACAGAGGCTTATTAAGTGGGGTCCTTGGGTCTTTTTCAGATGCACCAGGAGGATTTAAAGAAGAAATGCAGGAAATCATTTTATCAGGAGGATTAGAATATTGGTATAATGATTTATTTGCAGTCAGAGGTGGGTATTTCTACGAAAATCCGCATAAAGGAAATAGGAAGTATTTTACACTAGGATTTGGGATAAGATATCAGGTATTTGGTCTAGACTTCGCATACCTTGTCCCTGTCAGATCGAACAATCCACTTGCTGAAACGTTAAGATTTACACTACATTTCAATTTCGAAAGTAAGAGCCAAAAAGATATTGAAACTATAACAGAATAATAAAAGATGCTGATAAGAACCCAGGAGCCTGATTTAAAACAATTAAAATTTAATAATATTT
Proteins encoded in this region:
- the porV gene encoding type IX secretion system outer membrane channel protein PorV — protein: MIKKIFFSLSIVVLSTQLSNAQNTTLGGQQGNPITTATPFLTISPDARSGAMGDVGAAISPDANSIFWNPAKLAFAEKNMGVSISYTPWLRKLVNDMSLSYLSGYKKLRKEEAIGVSMNYFNLGNITFTDNNGNVMQDFRPKEFSFTGCYSRKLSKTLGVAVGLKYIYSNLSGNISINSGGATTAAKPGNTAAGDIGVYFNNDYIIAGTNTNIALGAMLSNIGAKISYTNSSQKDFIPTSLRVGTAITTELDPYNKLVFAIDANKLLVPTPPIRDSIDQTKIVKGKDPDRGLLSGVLGSFSDAPGGFKEEMQEIILSGGLEYWYNDLFAVRGGYFYENPHKGNRKYFTLGFGIRYQVFGLDFAYLVPVRSNNPLAETLRFTLHFNFESKSQKDIETITE